TACTCTTGTGATGTTTCAGTTTGTActctttttgacatttttaactTGAGGTCACTtccaatccaaaaaaaaaattgaggtttTTTAATTGCTTTTACTTCTTGGTATTGATTGATGCATATGATccattatttttactttacaGTGAAAAGAAATCAAACCATATTCATCTAAAATAAAGTTGTTTTGCTGTTTTCCTCTGTTCACTGCCAAAGCAAAAATGAACCTGCTTTTGTTGTATTATACCATGCTGCtctgactcttcatttttcttaaagtactTGCATTTGATATCTGTTTCCGATGCATACACGGATGTCAGTATGAGATGGGGATATGCCCCTCCAAGTATCCTCCAAATAtatggaagaaagaaaaaactgaACATACCTGTAACTGACACTCACACCTGGGTCCAAgtaaaatagatattatttttcCACTAGGATGGAGTTTACTTTTTAGAGCTATATCGGTCAATTCTAGAGGAGATATTGTTAAGGCACCGTATAGAATAAAGTTTAGTTTTTTACCAAGTTTCCTAGGAATGGGAACTACTAATTTTCCTTTGAAAGCATGCATAATTTGTACGTACTTGCTTCCCCATCTTTGCTTTATGCCTTGATCCTTTATTTATTGTGAGGACTCTTGCTTGAATCagatattttcatgtttcatgGTAGTAGCTTAATGTGAATGAGCCTGAAATGCTATAATTCTTTCGTACCTGAACTGCTAAGTTACCTGATGTGTAGTTATGGAAATTTAGCAAGAAATGTGCTGTTTATTCCATTTGCATGGTTTGGTTTTAACTCAAAATAACTTCTATGGCTATTAGTTTGTGTTTCAGTATAAGCATTCTTTACATGGCGTTTGTATCTTTATGTGTTCTGAAGTGGTTGGTCTAGTAGTTTAGAATGGTGAGATCAAATTTCTAAACCTGGCTCGGCTTTCGCACTTCAATTAACAGTTTTTGAGTCGTCTTGTTTACAAAACCAACTTGTTGATGTTTCTTTCAATACAATACATTCTATATGCTACTTATTGCTTTTTCGGGTTTTCCTTGTGCATTTCTTATTCTCTGTTTGATCATGTTTGTTGTTTTATTGTCTAAAACCACATGTTGCATGATGGAGAAATAAGTTTATGGTTAGGAGAGAATTGGTGAGCGAACCAGACGAGAAGAATCAGGACTTATGGGCAAGTAAAATGGGGCAGGCAGCTATGGTCCTCCGAATATATAGAAAAACttggaaaattttagtttaccCATGTTGGAGtcacttttattcaatattCACCTTCTGAGTCCAGTTAACAGGTAAAGGGGATAGAGTTTACGATGAGATTGGTGATTCAGCATGTCGCAAATGAGAAACCGAGCATTGATAGTTGTCTCCTCGAGCAAGTGCAGGTTCATTAAGTTATCACTTGTCTTgctttgcaatttagtttcaaatatgaatatttgttgGATATGAATACATGCATTTGAAAGAGCCTCATTTCTAGATATGTAACCAAAGCaaatgttttcttcttttcattttgtttattaagAAACTTTTCTAATAGCTAACATATGCAAGGAAAATATTGTTCTGCTGACATTAAATTCCTGAATGGGGTTAGTATTGccctattttcatattttttgtatttgctTAGGTAAGGCAAATGCAAAAATTAAGAACTTAAAACTTAGCCACCTCACGTTAGCGTCCTGGTCCTTGGCAAGCACGTAAAGGCGTTTTTATGGTTGTGGACCGTGATATAAGCATTATGAAATAGCAGAGTAAAAAACAGAAATACCTTTGGCTAAAAGTAATGCAAAAAGGGTATCATTTTCACTGATTCTGCACAAAATTACAATGGCCATCCGGATTGTCCAGAGATTCGTCTGCTCCAACAGTTGCTGTTTATTGTGAAGTTCACATGATGACAACTCAATCTACTGTACAATCAGTTGAATGATATATGGGACAACATTTTCCtaactaaatcaaattttaaagtaaacTGTGGACCTTTGTTACTCGGACTCAGCCCCAGATACATGTATCTCCATACCATGAAAATGAAGAGTAACATGGATCATGCAACTATGTACTCATGGCTCATACAACTATCTCCTAAACTGCGCTCTCGCTTAAAATACAGGGACAACTTTGAAATGAAAGGAAGGTGAAAATGATTCAGAAGATGGTATCAACCGTAAGCTTCCTTTTCGGAGGAGTCTTCTCTATGATCTGCTTTTGCCGGTCCATGAAAGTAGAACCCTTGTTAGCAAATAATCTTCGAAGATTAATCACTGAAAGCTCATTAAAGCTACCAACTGCAAGATCAGCCTGCCCTAGATCGTACCTgcatgttttcatttttcatgtcAATCAATTTCCAATTTGCAGGTTTCAGATGGCTTCCCAAAGATTAGAAAGGTGCACAAGTGTAAGAAAACAAGTTCCTTCATATCTAATCATGACATAAAAACCAAGCACAACAAATCAATACATTGCCCAAAATTGATCATACAATATGTTTGTTTGTTATGACATTTATCAAGGCTTAATTTTTACTTCACTAATATCTTCTGCCTGAGAAGGTTTTGAAATGAAGCATAATTGTTCACATGACCAATGTTACTCTGGTTCGAGTGTGTCAAATGCAGGTATACACCAAACATGCGTATGATcaattttttctaagttttGCCAGTAGTTGGAGAGTCATATCCCTATACCTATACCTGGGACAAGTCAGACATGGATACTCAAGAAATGAAATGAAGAGACGGAGAAACATAGCACGTAATTTCTCTAGTAAAAGGACGATAAGAATACAACCCCCTATCGCTTTCTGCTAATCTGATTGCATTTCCAGTAAAGTATCTCTTAAACTTGCAACATTGATACGTTTGTCATATGCACTAACTATGCATATTCTAAACATAGATCTAAAAACCACTCTTAAAAGGGTCACTTTGAGGTTTATTCCCAAGTGTAAAAGACCAAGGGTTACATCCCTGTTTTATTATTTGCTTCCTATAAGCTATAGCAGAAGTATATcagataatttattattaaacagGGGTTCGGTTCTATATCACATTTCATAAATGGTTTCTATCAAATGCTGCAATTAAGTGTCCATGTAGGAATGATAGCATGTTTCTATGTTAATGAAACACATACGCAGGGTGGGAGCCAATCAATGCCACAGCCATCATTGTACAGTTATGAGCTGCAGTAATGCCACGTGGATCATCCTCAAACACTACGCACTTAGATGGTTTACGATCCAGCTGCAAGGGATTAATAGGAATTTATCAAAAAGAGAACAAATTAGCAACAAAAAGAAGCTTCTGTAATCAACTTCAATAGTTTCTTTCTATAGAGGCATCTATTATGGCTACAAGTTAAAAACTCAACCACCATTCTCAATAATCAAGAAATTAAATGCATTCAAGTGCAGGTGCTTCATATAGATTTTAGAAGAGAACTAAAATAACAGTGATAGAAAGTTTCTTTAACCTAATTGGCATAGATAGAAATTATCTCAACCACCATTTTAATTCTTGCAATTGTCATCTGTTACAAAGAATATAGTATTTAGCAAGTGCTTCAAATTGATTGACATATTGGAAAGCTTTCAAGCCTAAAATCGGTAATAAACACACGCTCAAGCTTCATTAAGAACTCTCAGTCATGTCAGTGGCAGCTGGTATTGTGAAGTGAGCAGATACAACACTCACCTGCAGGTTAACATAGCAAAGATTGAAGACAACTCTTTTGCATACCCATAAGACAGTAAATTTCTCCTTGTTACTTAAAGAGAACTGAGAACAATGAAATTTTCCAAATATTGGAGCAAACAtcttaagaaataaaagaaatttcacCCAGAAAAAATAGATCGCAATACTATCTAAAAATTTCTCACAGCAATATGACAAACTCAAATGTAGGTCCCAAACCATATTGATAATTAAGAGGATAAATACTCTAACAATGATAGGTGAGATGCATGAAGCCTTGATCTTAAATGGAAAATACCTTCACAGCTGCTGACAAAAATCTATGAGCTATTGACTCCATACCATCTTCCTCAGAAATTATTGCCTGTGAACAATTAAAGAAATTTACCAGATTAGAACCTTACTACCTCTGAATTTCATTGACTATATATGGTCTTGAGACCATCATTGGAGAAAGGAACATAAAGAACAGATTTTCCATACTATACAATGCACAAGATCAtccatatattattcaatttccCCTAAATGAACAGTTTTCTACAGTAACACAGGAACGATTAGAAAAGGTCTTCATGTagaaaagttttataaaaaaattggcaTCTCTAGACAGCAAAAGAACTGCAACGATATTGGTTGCCACCATACAAGAGAAACATAAAATACTTGGAAATACAAAGAACCTGGAAATACTTCTTGAGGCCAATTCGTTCTAAAGCATCAACCATGTTCCTTCGATCAAGACTTGAAACCACAGCACAAGGGATGTGAGCCGTAGATACAGCATCAAGCCATTCTTCTAGACCTTCCATTGGTTTTCTTAGCTGAATGAAGATGAAAGCAGCAATATTGTTTGTTAACTTGGAagacaaatttaaaacccattaTATCAATTGAACAAGCACTCACCTTTGGAAGATTATCATAATAAATCTGTGAGAGCCTCAACTTCAATCTATCTACTTCACTTTCTATGGTTTCCCAGCGCAAAATCTAAAAATGTTGGGAAACTCATAAGAGACATAAAAAAGAGAGCATAATATGACTGCATATGGGATTAATCAAGAAAGCTGAACTTAAGGGGAAATCAAGAAACCCTCATCTAATTCACCTTTCTTTcctatttatttgttaaaactgAGATTAAATTTTAcgacaagaaaaaagaaagatataCTATCTAATGAAGACACCAAATACAATCATAATTAAGAACCAATAATTTTATGACAATAATTGTTGCAACTTTCTGGCTTTTCACATCACATCACAGTGACAAGCTACATCCCCTCTCAAATCCCCAATTATTAAAAGAGCATCAAGCACTAAGTTGCTTAAATAGCTGAACATCCGAAAACATAATCCAAATTATTAAAGCACCAAAAATACCCGAACCTTATGCAATACATGATCAGCACTTGCATAAAGCATCAACTTTTGAGCATCAGCCTCAGGAGGAATTTCCTTTCCTGCACAAGATTcagtaaaaaaaacattaggATTTTTATATGGCAGGAAATTTTCTAAATCAATAGTTGGTTTCAAGTTCAATTAGCAAAAGGAATCTAATTCCATTTTCAAGTTAGGGGATTTCAAACTCGCTAAGATACTTCTCCATTAATACAGGAAGGAAAATCAAAGCTCCTTTAAGCTTACAGATGATTTCAATGTTGATAAATCTAAAACCCTCTTTAACTATTATAAAGGATGATTTATTGGAATCTATTAAAGACTCTCATCATCTACACAAGgttatgaagaaaaaaatacatgacAACATACATAACTTATCCGACTTTCCTCTATTCCTAGCATTTATACTGAAGCCACAAAAGTGCATGTACATACCCTCTTCCAAGGCAAGTTGTTTCCAAGCATTTAACTTGAGAGCTCCAGTATTTGCCTGCATGCCAAAAATGAAAACAGTAtaaattaacattcaatttaatttttcaaggtACTCCCATCTAACGCCACACAGCATAAGAAGTTTCAAGCATAAAGCCAAGCTGATTAACAGTAAAAgtaagatagaaaattttacattatagaaatttacattttagttgGTTATGACTACTATATCACAAGCTTaatttatagtatttaattCCAAATCAACAAGCCAAGCAAATATGCATAAAAGGTCAATCAGAAGTATAAATCAATCAACATATGACTTATTTGTATAGGGAAAATATTAAGACTTACCACCACATCATCCCAAGAGAAAATGAGACCATATGCTTCATCCGGTTTCATGGCATAGCGAATTCGCTTAAGAAAACCCTCTTGTAATCTATCATTCAAGAAATCCTATTCGAACCAAAAGAAATCCGTAAGATAATAACATGGCCAAACTTGTAGAAAACCAGATCAACCAATCGAATGAATAAAGAGTAACTTAAAATTCCTTACCACATCAACCTTTAAAGGCCCGTCCAACCTGAAAGTCTCAAAACCTTCTCCATACTCGGCTCCAATAGCCTAAAGGGCATAAAACATGAACAAAACCATCAAAATTTATCgacacataaaaatttaaagaaaaaacaaaactaaaccCAAAGCAACTCCTCTACTAAATTCACAGAATTTACCAAAAACTATCTTCTTTCACAGGGAATGTACCACAAACTCTGATATTAACGAAAAGCTACCTTCTTTCCATGAGAAAAATCACACAAAAAAATACCCAGTAATAAAAAATTGCTactttaaaacaattaaaacaatttccGAGAACCACCTACTCCAAGATACAAGAGAAAAGGGTACCTCTTGCATGAAAAGCTTGTTGGGTTTAACAGAAAAGCCATCAAAAGAGCAATCTTCATCAAACCCAGACGAATTTTTTATCACTAACCGATGCTGAACAAAGTTCAACCGCTTTGATTTCTGTCAAAACGAACAAGCGATTAATATCAATAAACCACTtaaaatgaatatgataataaaaagacgaaaagaaaaaataaacaaaccgATAATCTCAGCTTTGAAGAAGAGAGTGGaggagaaaaacaaaaagaagatcTCAGCTGTAGTAAAGAAGAAGAGGTTCTGAAATTAGTATCCATTTTCTTTGGCCTGGAAAACAAAGGTACACAAGACGAGagataaagaaagaaaagctttGTTATGTACCAAAAACATAATAATGATAAAGCTTTGGGggggttttttgttttttggatatttttattttaattgaaatgcacGTGTAAGGTTCACCTGGATATCACGTGACTATCAAGATTGTGAAGCTCTGCTTGCTCGTTCCACAAAAATTAGCAGAGATAGAAAGGGAgaaaaatccataaatactttggttttggatttggatttatATATAAGTAATAATTTACTTCTTCCtggatttattaatttaattttcttatttaatatccTAAATTTTAATCAAGAAATTAGCTTTTGG
This sequence is a window from Gossypium raimondii isolate GPD5lz chromosome 5, ASM2569854v1, whole genome shotgun sequence. Protein-coding genes within it:
- the LOC105770459 gene encoding 5-amino-6-(5-phospho-D-ribitylamino)uracil phosphatase, chloroplastic — encoded protein: MDTNFRTSSSLLQLRSSFCFSPPLSSSKLRLSKSKRLNFVQHRLVIKNSSGFDEDCSFDGFSVKPNKLFMQEAIGAEYGEGFETFRLDGPLKVDVDFLNDRLQEGFLKRIRYAMKPDEAYGLIFSWDDVVANTGALKLNAWKQLALEEGKEIPPEADAQKLMLYASADHVLHKILRWETIESEVDRLKLRLSQIYYDNLPKLRKPMEGLEEWLDAVSTAHIPCAVVSSLDRRNMVDALERIGLKKYFQAIISEEDGMESIAHRFLSAAVKLDRKPSKCVVFEDDPRGITAAHNCTMMAVALIGSHPAYDLGQADLAVGSFNELSVINLRRLFANKGSTFMDRQKQIIEKTPPKRKLTVDTIF